Sequence from the Blastocatellia bacterium genome:
AATCCTCTCCGTGGGGCTTGTAGTCGGTAGCGGGACATCGGTAGACTACAGCAACTATGAGTGACGAGCGATCCGTAATCCAATCTGAGACCCTCTGGCAGCGCGCTCAACGCGTCCTGGTCGGAGGAGTCAATAGCCCGGTGCGTGCGTTTCGCGCCGTAGGCGGGACGCCCCGCTTCATCGCCTCGGCGCAAGGAGCCTTCCTCACCGATGTGGATGGCCACACC
This genomic interval carries:
- a CDS encoding aminotransferase class III-fold pyridoxal phosphate-dependent enzyme; this encodes MSDERSVIQSETLWQRAQRVLVGGVNSPVRAFRAVGGTPRFIASAQGAFLTDVDGHTYIDYVGSWGPMILGHAHPEVVEALERALRNGTSYGAPTEREVE